The following are from one region of the Epinephelus fuscoguttatus linkage group LG11, E.fuscoguttatus.final_Chr_v1 genome:
- the ints9 gene encoding integrator complex subunit 9: MKLYCLSGHPTLPCNVLKFKSTTIMLDCGLDTTSVLNFLPLPLVHSPRLSKLPGWVSKDGTINLEKELKECAGRAFVDSQPEFCLPERELLDLSTIDVILISNYHCMMALPYITEHTGFTGTVYATEPTLQIGRLLMEELVNFMERVPKAQSATCWKNKEIQRMLPGPLKDAVDVWTWKRCYSMQEVNSALSKVQLVGYSQKVELFGAVQVSPLSSGYSLGSSNWIIQSHHEKVSYVSGSSLLTTHPQPMDQSSLKNSDVLILTGLTQMPTANPDGMLGEFCSNLAMTIRAGGNVLVPCYSSGVIYDLLECLYQFIESANLGTTPFYFISPVANSSLEFSQIFAEWLCHNKQTKVYLPEPPFPHAELIQTNKLKHYPSIHGDFSSEFRQPCVVFTGHPSLRFGDVVHFMELWGKSGLNTIIFTEPDFSYLDALAPYQPLAMKCVYCPIDTRLNFHQVSKLLKEVQPLHVVCPEQYTQPPLTQSHRSDLMLELQPPPMPYRRCSVLNLPFRRRYERVYILPELANSLVPSEIKPGISLATVSAVLHSKDNKHTLQSVPKPPPVPPSKKRKRLMEEPPVVLAPKPLLSGAVPLEAFLVTLQKHGITEVKVEETADGHILHLQAEDTLIQLEEDGTHIVCDNNEPLRTTLRDLVLRFLQKL, translated from the exons ATGAAGCTG TATTGTCTGTCTGGCCATCCCACATTGCCTTGCAATGTGCTCAAATTCAAATCCACCACCATCATGTTGGACTGTGGGCTGGACACCACCTCTGTCCTCAACTTCCTGCCCCTTCCTCTTGTCCACAG cCCACGACTGTCCAAACTACCTGGCTGGGTCTCGAAAGACGGAACGATAAACTTGGAGAAG GAGCTGAAGGAGTGTGCAGGACGAGCGTTTGTGGACTCACAACCAGAGTTCTGTCTCCCTGAG AGGGAACTGCTGGATCTGTCCACCATCGATGTCATCCTGATCTCCAACTACCACTGTATGATGGCGCTGCCCTACATCACTGAGCACACAGGCTTCACTGGGACAGTGTACGCAACAGAACCAACCCTACAGATCGGCAG ACTGTTGATGGAGGAACTGGTGAACTTCATGGAGAGAGTTCCCAAAGCCCAGTCTGCcacctgctggaaaaacaaggaaatacaAAG gATGCTCCCAGGGCCGCTGAAGGATGCAGTAGATGTGTGGACGTGGAAACGATGCTACAGCATGCAGGAGGTCAACTCTGCCCTCAGCAAGGTGCAGCTCGTGGGATATTCACAGAAAGTG GAGTTGTTCGGAGCCGTACAGGTCTCCCCCTTGAGCTCTGGTTACTCTTTGGGAAGCTCCAACTGGATCATCCAGTCTCATCATGAGAAAGTTTCCTATGTGTCGGGTTCCTCCCTCCTCACCACACACCCACAG CCGATGGACCAAAGCTCCCTGAAGAACAGTGATGTTCTGATTCTGACAGGCCTCACCCAGATGCCCACCGCCAACCCAGACGGCATGCTGGGAGAATTCTGCAGCAACCTCG CCATGACGATTCGAGCAGGAGGAAATGTGCTGGTGCCGTGCTACTCGTCGGGGGTGATATACGACCTGCTGGAGTGTCTGTACCAGTTCATAGAGAGCGCCAACCTGGGGACCACGCCCTTCTACTTCATCTCACCCGTCGCCAACAGCTCGCTGGAGTTTTCTCAGATCTTTGCTGAGTG GCTTTGCCACAACAAGCAAACAAAGGTTTATCTTCCAGAGCCTCCGTTCCCTCATGCAGAG CTGATCCAGACCAACAAGCTGAAGCACTACCCGAGCATCCACGGAGACTTCAGCAGTGAGTTCCGTCAGCCGTGTGTGGTGTTCACCGGTCATCCATCCCTGCGCTTCGGGGACGTGGTTCACTTCATGGAGCTGTGGGGCAAATCCGGCCTCAACACCATCATCTTCACTG AGCCGGACTTTTCTTACCTGGATGCTCTGGCTCCGTACCAGCCGCTGGCTATGAAGTGCGTTTACTGTCCCATCGACACTCGGCTCAACTTCCACCAAGTGTCAAAGCTGCTCAAAGAAGTCCAG CCCCTCCATGTGGTGTGTCCAGAGCAGTACACCCAGCCTCCACTGACCCAGTCGCACCGCTCTGATCTGATGCTGGAGCTGCAGCCTCCTCCGATGCCTTACAGACGCTGCTCTGTGCTCAACCTGCCCTTCAGACGCCGCTATGAGCGCGTCTACATCCTGCCTGAG CTGGCCAACTCGCTGGTGCCGTCTGAGATCAAACCTGGCATCTCACTGGCCACTGTGTCTGCAGTGCTGCACTCCaaggacaacaaacacacactccag TCGGTGCCCAAACCCCCTCCGGTGCCCCCCAGCAAGAAGAGGAAGCGATTAATGGAGGAGCCCCCGGTGGTGCTGGCCCCCAAACCCCTGCTGAGTGGAGCTGTGCCCCTGGAAGCTTTCCTGGTCACACTGCAGAAG CACGGTATCACAGAGGTCAAAGTGGAGGAGACAGCAGACGGACACATTCTACACCTGCAGGCGGAGGACACACTGATTCAGCTGGAGGAGGACGGGACACACATCGTCTGCGACAACAACGAGCCGCTGCGGACCACACTGCGAGACCTGGTGCTGCGCTTCCTGCAGAAACTCTGA
- the glrx5 gene encoding glutaredoxin-related protein 5, mitochondrial has product MNSLIRSSARCLRSGAAVYLPRQADGRVWSASARFLCAAADLQKDLGEMVKKDKVVVFMKGTPAQPMCGFSNAVVQILRMHGVDHYASYNVLEDSELREGVKVFSNWPTIPQVYFNGEFVGGCDILLQMHQNGDLVEELKKLGITSALLEAEKESK; this is encoded by the exons ATGAACAGTTTAATTAGAAGCAGCGCTCGGTGTTTGCGGTCCGGGGCGGCGGTGTACCTGCCCAGACAGGCCGACGGACGCGTGTGGTCGGCCTCGGCCCGGTTCCTGTGCGCGGCGGCGGACCTCCAGAAGGACCTTGGTGAGATGGTGAAGAAGGACAAAGTGGTGGTTTTCATGAAGGGGACTCCGGCTCAGCCCATGTGTGGCTTCAGTAACGCCGTGGTGCAGATCCTCCGGATGCACGGAGTGGACCACTACGCCTCGTACAACGTGTTGGAGGACTCGGAGCTCAGAGAAG GAGTCAAGGTGTTCTCCAACTGGCCCACGATCCCTCAGGTGTACTTCAACGGCGAGTTTGTCGGGGGCTGCGACATCCTGCTGCAGATGCACCAGAATGGAGACCTGGTGGAGGAGTTAAAGAAGCTAGGCATCACTTCTGCACTGCTGGAGGCTGAGAAGGAATCCaagtag